The Phormidium ambiguum IAM M-71 sequence TGCTAGCTGACCAAGACCCAGACCCTCAAGAGGATGCACGAAAGCGTGGTATTGCAATTGCGTTAACCGAGAGAGAAGGGATTATTGTTAGTACGCAGATAATTAATGAAGTTTGTTCAGTTTTGATCCGGCGGGGCGGTTTGAATGATTTTCAAATTCTAGATTTAATTGAAGATTTTGAAACTCACTGCACTATTATAGAGCTAACAACTTCTACTTTGAAACAAGCTGCTAATCTGCGGATTCAGTATAATTTTTCTTTTTGGGATAGTTTGATTGTTTCTACT is a genomic window containing:
- a CDS encoding PIN domain-containing protein, which encodes MSDKVIFIDSNIWLYRLLADQDPDPQEDARKRGIAIALTEREGIIVSTQIINEVCSVLIRRGGLNDFQILDLIEDFETHCTIIELTTSTLKQAANLRIQYNFSFWDSLIVSTALSGGASILYSEDMQDSLLIAHQLKIVNPFK